TTACGGCGGGAAtcgtcgcgtctctgctgggGCCACGGGGGAAGCGAATGACTTACTCCACCATGCACATGCAACGACCGAGTAAATAGAAGGGAGCATTGCGGCAAAAACCGGAAAACAGTGGTATCCGCAGAGGAGTGTCTCGGAATCAAACACATAACCAAGGCTCGTTGGTGACTGTGAGCAATTTGGTTTCATGTGATCCATAGGTTCGTGTTGAAGTTGGCAGTGTTGTGTGAAGCCTGCGAAAAGGCGACACACGACAATGAATAGTTCGAATGTGGTAGACGCGCTAAAGGCTTGTGAATCTAGTGAATAAATGggcggcagcgaagaacACCGTCATGTGAATACTGGTCAGGAAAACAAATACAGGCTCATCTTGTTACCTCTCGCATCGCTTCGAAGATGACGCGTAAATGTCGCCGCTCGCCGCGGTTGCTTGAGGCTGAGTGATATCCCTgtcgtctgtttcgtctgttcCTCATTCCGTTTGCAGGGCCTTACGCCCGAAAAGAACCGGCGATGTTGAAGCACCTGCTAGTTCACAGCGGAGGTACGGGAGATACAGCTGCCCTGAGTTCTCCTGCATATTtgttcctcccttctcgctaTCTCCTCTCGTCGCTGGTCCCGCCCTCTGGTGTTCTTTTTCGGTAGGGATAAACCCGTCCATATCCACCTGAGTCCCGTTCCACCTCATCCCTCGAGTCCGGTTGTATCGGTAGCCTGTCGCCCACGTTCAGTCCCTTGCTAGCCATCTTCGACTGCATCCTTAGAGGCACGTGTGAAGTGCTGACAGCTGACGCGCGACTGCGACACCGCCGGTGCTCAACGACTCAGTTCCAAGCCATTCACAGTTTCCGCGTAGGGCATCTGTATGCTCGCCGTCTGCGCCAGACGAGAACTACATCGTTGAGCCGTTCTTTGGGTTCTTCGTTCGCTTGCTTCTGGGGACTTGCATTTTATTCTTGTGCCTAGTTCCTGGTCAATTTATTTTGATTGGTGCGCCTACGTCTCGCGCATGTGTTGTGCTATTCGCGTGTACTTTCCTGCTGTCTGATTTCCTTCAAGTTACGGCGGGAAtcgtcgcgtctctgctgggGCCACGGGGGAAGCGAATGACTTACTCCACCATGCACATGCAACGACCGAGTAAATAGAAGGGAGCATTGCGGCAAAAACCGGAAAACAGTGGTATCCGCAGAGGAGTGTCTCGGAATCAAACACATAACCAAGGCTCGTTGGTGACTGTGAGCAATTTTGTTTCATGTGGTCCATAGGTTACCTTTAAAATTGACATTGCAGGCGTCGCTGTTGTTTGCTTCTACTCCAAACAGAAAAAGCTGCATCCTTACCTGCGAGCTCCGTTTCTCCACCGGAACCCCACGATGATCATGCTTTCACGGAACAAACAAAAGAGTCAGtggaaaacgacgaaagcGCAAGTGAAACCACAGGTGAGCTTCAAGGCGGTCATAGTCGCCTGCAGCACGAGCACGTATGGTGCGACTCGTTAGGTTCGACGATTGCCTCACGGCTACTGTGGTCATGCTTGTCCGTTATTGCCAACCCCTGCATGCGTGATTTTCTCCTGTGTAGTCACCATCTCCTCACACGAAGACTCATCATGAATCCGCAGCCCTAGTGCCTGTTGCATGCCCCCAAACGATCACGCTCTGTGGCTCATGGCCATGCCCGAGGATGCGGACTGTACGAATCAGCCGTAGACGGGTATCTACCAACAAAACTGGCGTTTGAACCATACTTTCACACGACTCACTACAGTGTGTTCAGTGCTGCCTCTGTACCATTTCGTGGCACTCCGCCCATCACACACTTTCTTGTGCCATCGCTGGGCCATCATTTTAGATGCAGATTCTACAGTGTCATTGGATCACGGGCTTCAAACCCAAGACGACGGCGCTACCCTAGACCAGGAGGACTCCATCGCACTTGCGCCAGAAGATCAGCGTAAGCCATGTGACAGTAATGTGCCGAGTGCGTAGAGCTGCACTACATTCTTTGAAGTACATGGAACATGTTTTGAATCTCAAAATGCTGTTCGTATCAGAGCCATGTCCATTTCAGCATCCGACATTCAcacgctgtctcttttggAGGCATGGTACACACAGTACCAACCACTCGAAAGCACGTCGATATATGTCAGCTGGATGGTGCGTTGTGGTGGTAACACGGTAGCCTCCGCTGCCGCTAAAGTTGTTGATGAAACCCATGGGTCGCGGCGACGCGGTCAGGCAGCCTACACAGTCATGCCGAATATACACGTGGAGGGTGTGGAGACATCTGCAGCAAGAAACAGCGTGTCACTATATTATCTACGCCCTTGTCTATTTCCACGTACGCGCTGAGTGGGGCTTTTTCCATCCGTAGACtcaagaaaacgaacaggGGTATCTGTGACCTGCGTTCTCGTTGTTTCTCGTAGGACATCAAATGCCTGTCCTGAAGCCGGCGCTTGAAACTCAACAGGCCGCAGAGGAGGCCCCATCCATGGTCGAATCAGATAGTCACGCCGGTATGGTCGAGACGTCGCGAATAGGGTGCACGCTCATTTGGTATCCTCATAGACCTGAACGCAACAGGGCTGTTCCTTGCTAAAACGCGTTCGGTGGCTCTTCCGCAGCCCTTCTGCCTGGCACACCCGTGGCTCGTCAGCGattctgccttctttctccttcagcgCTCGACGTTACGTCGGAGATGCCGATACCTGATGCACTGCCCGACGACGCGTCCGGCAACGCAGATACCGTGATGGCCGACGTCCAACCTCCCGATGAGGCGGGTAAGGAACCAACACGGATCAGCACTCCTCGCCAATGGGTTTCGCGCTCACGTGCACTATGTCACGCTGACACATGCATCGGATAATTCTCCGCTGAATCATGGGGAACAGCTTATTTTGCACGTTCTCCGTACAAACTGCTCACGGTTCTGACAATGAACCATATGAGTACGAGGTAGCACTCGAGTATACTTCGCCGGACCGGATTCGCTAGCCTCTGCGAAGCCTCTGTTTGCGTGTCTGCCTAGACCTTTTAGGCGCACACCGTCAAACGCTGTCTGCACTCGCGCTGTCGTCATAGCTATCGCCACCTCGATCTGCTTTCTCCCACCCAACCATCCCCCCGGTATTCCCTGCGTTTCATTTATTTtgcgtcttccgtttctcgctcAGTCTTCTCACATCCCTGGGCAAGTCGGTAAAGAGGCGTTTATCAGTTCTGGAGCTGCTCCAGGGCATCAGCATCCGAGCTACCGTCGATGCCTTAGAAGCAGCGCACCGTCCATCAGTAAATCTATCTCTCGCCCTCACTGTGTGTCGCGATTTTGTCCCTCTCGATCTAGTCCGGTTTGCGACTCGACGGAAATGCGCGAATTCGGTTTCCGTGTGCTGAGTTTCGTTGTTAttctccggcgtctccgccATCAACAGTGTGTACCGAGGATGCGAACCATTGGTGGCTGATTACGTCCCGACGTTGGGATCGCGTTACTGGCACCCACGTCTGGTGCTCCGAGACTGCCCAGTGACTTTCAACATCCCTTGCAAATGTGGTGCGCAGCGTGGCCTGTTCATAGGCGAGTCAGACTGGATGGATATGTCACACTGCGTCGTGCAAATGATTTTTTGTAGGAGATGATACGCCCATCTGGATACCGACGCCAGCCGACCACCAGCTTATAGACGAGGCACTATCCATGCTCGAATCAGATGACCACGAAGGTACGGCAAAGTCTTCAATAACAGTCGCTGCGTTCGGCGGCTCCCCCCAGCAGCGCTGATCGACAGAGGGATTTCCTTGGTTTAGGCGTATATTCTGTTACTCGTTTTGCCGCAACTCCAACGCCGCTGTTTCGTTCCTGTTGTTATCTTCTTGTTCAGCGTTCGAAGCGGCCCTGGAAGCAGCCGTCAATGAACTTTTCTATGGCGAGACGGACGAGTCGTAAACGAATGTGACACCGACCAAGAAGCTCAAGATGAACCAGGTAAGGAATCTGAACGACGTCAAATCAAATATCTGACGTGTTTCGTATTCATGAGTACAGGCGCACCTAGGTTCGAACTCACTTTCGTCATCTGCCGAGACGTCACACCCATGCTTTAATACCACATGAACCAGCGTTGGTTTGCATTCATTCAGCTCAGTTCTCGGTGTATGCGTAGATGCCGATGCACATTCCGTCCTACCCGAAGTACGAGCTTCTTGcaactcttctctctcttttgcttgTATTGTTCAGTCGCGAAGGACAGCGTTACCGACTCTCCCTCTGTCATCACtgccgtctttcttctctcacagACGTTTCTTCCGTTAAGTTGTTTTACTGTTCTTCGCTCTGTATCCAATCGCTTCACTATTGTTTTGAGAACTCCGCCAGAGTGAAGGTTAAAATTTCGGCAGTGGCCTCCGGGGTATCAAATCTCGTTCCTTCGCCGCTGCACTGTACGTCACGCATAGTGACTGCGGCGTTCACTGTGTGTTTTTCTACTCCTTCAAAGGCTACCTATACTGGTTTTCATCTTCGTTTGTTTGTTTCCCCTGGTGCTGTTGTCgtccgttcttcctcgtctacAGCTTTGTTTAGATAGGCGAACAAGGTGGACAGCAATAGTCCAAGGCCAAAGCGGTTACCGGTAGTGTAGGCTTGCAAAAGAGTGTCCCATATGAAAGCGCACCAAAACCACCAGAGCGGCTATATCGGTTTTGGCCTGTCTTGCGCGGGTCATTAGGCAAAATGTGCGGATGTGACTTCATAACGTTGTTCGACGTCATCTAGTAAGTGCTTCAAATTCATCACACACTCGCCTTCAGATGAGTGGGCTCTCTCAAGAACTACCAGATATAACCGAGCGTTACATTATTTTGCTTTGTCGCTTTGCCTCTGTCGTCACTATGACAGCAAGTGAGCACCACCGTGCTgtgctgtgtctctgtccctTTTCATTCCCGTGTTTTTGCTTTTCCATTTGTCAGATGTTAAAACAGCAGTTCGTATATAGTGTTTGTGATTCCACATACGGATTACCAGCATGGTGCTACTGCTGATTTGAAACACTATGTATGGCTATTAGTTGCTCAGATAGAGCCGATAGATCGGTTAAGGGTCTCCTTGTATCATATTCATCCTCTCGGAACTTGTCGTTTCGTTTGTGTATTGGAACCGAGTATATTAGTTGATGTGTCGCAAGCGAACGATCTCTGCTCTCTAGTTTGCTCCCTTGGGGATACTCACCACGGTCTCTGTTGCAGTTCTGCGCACGCTTTCCAACACAAAGATCTAAAAATGTTAGGACTCACACGTGCAACTAGCCTCCCTTTTAGGGCACGTATGATGGACGCTCCAGCGTGAGTGTAGCGAATACCTGGTGGCTCACCCTCCCCGGGGCAATGTGCACGTAGCGACGTACAGGCGGCTCACCTTGACCTCAACAAATTCACCTCATTTTGTCCGGATTTTGAACTGGTCTCGCATACGTGCCCTTCGACTTCTACAGACGTGGGCAGACGACAGTAGCTCACAGCGCGTACCCGAAAACACCGTTGTATTGATGGTCAATGTAGTGACTGTATCTCATAGTCCTGAACTATCCACCGTCTCACTGCCACCGGCCGACTTAGAGAGCTAGGACACATGCGGATCCGGGTGGCCTGGTCGCTCGTTTGACCGCCATGCAAATTACGTTGGGCAGCTCCGAGAATGCGTTGGTTAGTGGCGCGCCCTTTCAGAGGATGACCACGGCTCCAACCATTAAGCTGAAAGGACCTGAGTGCTGGCACAACCAGTGGCGCAGTGACACTCACTCGTTCTGTCCGCTCCACATGCAGGCGTCTACGTTGTCTTCACCATGTTGCCCTGTCTTCCGTCCTCAGCTGCGCCACCTTCCTCGTGGGCTCTGGCCACCTCGGAACAGTCTGAGCTGGCTCTAAGCAGGTTCCAGATGAGCCGGTTACGCCTGAAGAGTGTGCCAACGGAGACATCGTTGGAGTCCGTTCTCGCGCATATCGCGACTTCAGACCTTCTTCTCGGTAGAatcgcttctctgcgcgaAGCGTATCCGGAACTGGAGAGTCACATTTTAGTAGAGCAAGCCAAAACACGCATTCTTCAGGGGCTGAAAGCAGCCTGGAGCAGCCTTCAGGTTGGAGAGGCTTCAGCGCAGAAGCTCAGAACGAAGTTGGTGGACTGTGTCAGTCGTGCATATGCTGACATCAGAAAAAGGCAGCCTCCGAGTTGGATGGCTTGGGCCTTCAAAAGAGGGTTGACTACCTCCAGAAACGTGAGGAAATGCAAGAGGGGATCATCTGCATtccagtgaagagaagacggaagcTAAAAGCAGTCATATGCAAAGGGGTAACGTTAAAGCACTATGTTTAAACTTTGCACCTGATATGTAAATGCTTCCGTAGACATGCAAAGAATTCTACTCAAGCAAGCCATTAAGCTCCCGCTTTCGTCTACCGACGTCAACTGGTAGGTCTTATTACGTAGCGGAAAGGTACTGCATTGCATTCTGAACAAGGTTATATCAATTAAGTTCAGGTGGTGCTCTCTCGACGCTAACTATGATATCATGGTGCGAAGGGTACACAATACATGCCGATGGGTAATGGAACCGCACCAAGACAAATCGCTTCTGCATTGACAAGCAATGCCAATGGGACTTCATGTGCAGACCGCTTGAGTGAATTCCCCTGCAGCTACCAATGGACTGTGGATCCTACAGGTATCGGAATATGGAGGAGTACTGTAGGGGGACGTTAATGTAGTAATTGCGAGAAGCATGAAGGGGGTTAGAAAGCGCGCCTCAAGCATCTTTGAGGGATGAATAAATGATGCGAGTAGTCAGAACCAGGTGGCCGTGCTCGTCGAGTTATACTGAGTGGCGAAGCGAATATGGATCCTGACGACAATGCGGAATGTTTGGATCGCTGTCGAATGACACCCTTGCAGACCCAGGACAAGAAGACTCATGCATGACCACGTGAATACAGGCGTTGGATGATCAGGCTGTTTCGGCTAACCGTTTCGGTTAGCAGTTCAACCGTCTGACCGTTGTGGTTTCAAAGATTCCATTACCTTCTCCGCTGGATTCGTTGTTCGCTGTGTGCGCATTGCCTTGACGGAGGTAGTGGCGTCAAGGTAAAACTGCGTTGTCGCATAGATCGCCACCCTAGTTTGATGTTAATGTGGCCCCTCGACATCTGAATGAACGTGCGGGTACTCGAGCCTCCTATTACTACGTCTAGCGGGCGACGCTTGATTACTCTGTACTTTTGCAGTCCACAACTAACCCCATCATGCCGATATCGGTCTCCTAATCTGGAAACACCCAGCGGTGCATATCACAAGATGCGATGGCATGAAACAGGGAACGAGGAATGACGCACCGACTCCCAAAGCACTATAACCCAATAAACCACATTCTCGTCACGCAAAACCCACACAGCTATGTTTGGAGCTTATCCGCTTAAATGATATGGATCTCTGATCATTTGTCACCACTCGGTcgtgtttgtttttccttccgtACAACTGAAGATGTGATGTCTTCCGCAGGTTCCAGGAGCATCCTCCATGTGTTGTTAGGTACTAGTGCGTCCGCGACAGCGCCTGGTGAGCTTGCAACCGAGGCACTGCGCAAAAGCTCACAGCTCGTCGCACATGTTAAGTCTGGCCTTCGTGGGCTGGGTTTGCCAGCTCGCTTCGCATTCACCTTGCGCTACTTTGTAATcacttgtctcttctccaacGTCGTTATCGTCGGCGGTGCAGTCCGCATCAAAGATGACTGTCGGCAGTCTATATATAGCCCCGTTCTGCATACGAGCAGCCGCTTTGTTCGATGTAGCAAGGAGCCAGGGCACCGTGGAGGCGTAAATCGGAGCACTTTTCTTTCACGACGGGAGATCGCGGCAGGGTTGGTTGGGGTGTGTTGTCGCTGTCACGGATGTTTCTGTGTGCCTGCTATATCGCGTTGTGTCCTGTGGTATTTTTGTTTAACCGAGCTCTAACCTCGTCTTTTCGCCAGGTTGACTTTTTGTTTGCTGTGTGCACTGTACAGAGGATCTGGAGGCTTCTCTGGTTTGAAGTTGGATGAGGGTTTGCTTTTAGACGACGTGATGGCTATGATTGACAAAGAATCCGGCACTGGTAAGACGTGCGGGTTTTCGAAAGATCTATGACAGTCGCACTGCCTCCTGCCCGTAAGCTATCGGCCAGTAGCGTTTGGCAGGAGACCTGTTCGAAGgtgcctgcatgcatgtggaaCCTGTGTCAATATCGTGTTCATTCTCGCATTATTTTGAGTGAAATCAGCTTAGCTCCGTTAAGCAGCAATTTGTCCGCCTTCTccattctttttcttcgcggaGCACCCTCGTCGCTGAAGCGGCTGAATCATCTCTGGAATACGAGGACGAATGTAAGGGCGATCCGGAAACGCCGATGGAGGCAAATAGGTGTTCAACCGTCACACGCTCAGCGCATCCAGACATCGATTCATATTGCTTAATTGTTGATTTCCTGCATGATTAGTCACGTGGTTCCTGTTTTATGCTTTCTCCTGACCCTTGTGTTCCATGTTGACATCCAGTACCAGGCGGATCCTCTCCAGCACATTCAGTGCCATCACCTCCAGATGAACAACATCTCTTGGATGAGTTGATTCCCTCTCTTGACCCCCAAGACGACACTGGTAAGACAACACATCCTTTTCAATAGTGGCCGCAGATGGTGGTGTAGAATTTGGGGAACTCAGTGTATCATTCTTGACTTTGAACGGCCTTCGAATACTGGGCGTAgatcttcctctcgtttACGTGTCATTTTGTTTTCGCCTGCTCCATATTTCGGgttttttcctgtctccctcaGTCCTCTTCCCCGTATTCCAGCTTGCCGTCTGTGTTCGTTCATTTGCTAGCCTACCTTACTGGCTTTCGTGTCAAATGGACCTTcctttccgtcttctctcagcGTTCTTCGATTCTCTTCGGTTACTTGTACCTCGGCAGTTTTGAACACTCGGTTACCTTCAGTACAGTGTATTGTTTTTTGTCGCCACTTGAGACCTGACGTCAGCCCACGTCTCCGGTGATGTGATGCCCTGCAAGTAACAGGTCCCCTCTATGTTCGACTTAGTGGTGCTGTCACGTTCCACACCTTGCCTCGGAATCGCGTCAGTCTATTTCTTACTGTGTAGTGTTATTCACTGGAATTCCCGTCACATGCTCCCGCATTTCCAGCATTTGCTGTGTCTATAGTATTTTGCATCTTGTTCATTGCTGCCTGGCAATTGTCGCGCGCGTTCGATCTTGCTGCAGATCAGCGCTAGCTGTGGAGTGGATACGTGCAAAGGCGCAAAGGAACGGACAACGAGTGACCAACATAATTAGAAAGTCTGGCCAGATTTTGACCAAGACAATGTCATCTGCACCATAGTCCTCGACTTCTTTGCGACATTGCAACGCGTCAACTGGGGGACTGCGGGGCATGTTGGATGCTGTTGGTTTCATGGGAAGGTAGCGCGAAACGGTATTGTATTTTTACAACATTGGATCCCCATGTGTATGGCGGCACTGTCAGAGTCGTGTTTGACAGGCAGATTCTTTAACGTCTACTGCTAGTTTCTAACTCAGAGGGACAATGGGCCTATTGTCT
This genomic interval from Toxoplasma gondii ME49 chromosome VIIb, whole genome shotgun sequence contains the following:
- a CDS encoding hypothetical protein (encoded by transcript TGME49_257810), which encodes MLPCLPSSAAPPSSWALATSEQSELALSRFQMSRLRLKSVPTETSLESVLAHIATSDLLLGRIASLREAYPELESHILVEQAKTRILQGLKAAWSSLQLPMDCGSYRYRNMEEYFQPSDRCGFKDSITFSAGFVVRCVRIALTEVVASRFQEHPPCVVRGSGGFSGLKLDEGLLLDDVMAMIDKESGTVPGGSSPAHSVPSPPDEQHLLDELIPSLDPQDDTDQR